In a genomic window of Pelecanus crispus isolate bPelCri1 chromosome 1, bPelCri1.pri, whole genome shotgun sequence:
- the GSG1 gene encoding germ cell-specific gene 1 protein, with product MVEADLLLHHPGFREMFLPCWMELLKRLPWRRAFLAVILNLLALSLSTTALLGSYWCTGTQKVPKPLCGKSKATKCIGVPMPPDAGASNVSSQDVVHYSWETGDDRFAFRYFHTGMWLSCEESMEEPGEKCRSFIELSPPAERGILWLSLGSEMLYISLLLISFILLMVEMLHTGNPVCGLKLNAFAAVSSVLSGLLGMVAHMMYTQVFQATVSLGPEDWRPHSWDYGWAFYMAWASFTCCMASAVTTLNTYTKTVLEFKRNHIKGYDGSFRNEPQHHQCFIQQQISSYYKPQDKPLHSVSEGVDFYSELQQKVLQREPELGLDEVLGQTIGEDRC from the exons ATGGTTGAAGCTGACCTATTGCTCCACCACCCTGGCTTTCGGgaaatgtttcttccatgcTGG ATGGAGCTGCTGAAGAGATTGCCATGGCGCCGTGCTTTCCTGGCTGTCATCCTGAACCTGCTGGCTCTCAGCCTCTCCACCACTGCCTTGCTCGGCAGCTACTGGTGCACCGGGACCCAGAAAGTGCCCAAGCCTTTGTGTGGGAAGAGCAAAGCCACCAAGTGCATCGGTGTCCCCATGCCGCCTGATGCAGGTGCTAGCAATGTTTCATCCCAGGATGTGGTGCACTACAGCTGGGAGACCGGGGATGACCGCTTTGCCTTCAGATACTTCCATACGGGGATGTGGCTTTCCTGTGAAGAGAGCATGGAAGAGCCAG GAGAGAAATGCCGTAGCTTTATTGAGCTTTCACCACCAGCAGAGAGAG GAATCCTGTGGCTGTCGCTGGGATCAGAGATGCTGTACATCAGCTTGCTGCTCATCAGCTTCATCCTCCTGATGGTGGAAATGCTCCATACTGGCAATCCTGTCTGTGGGTTGAAGCTCAATGCCTTTGCTGCTGTCTCCTCGGTGCTGTCAG GTCTCCTTGGGATGGTGGCACACATGATGTACACTCAAGTCTTCCAGGCAACAGTTAGTCTGGGACCAGAGGACTGGAGACCACACTCATGGGACTATGGCTGGGCATTCTA CATGGCCTGGGCCTCCTTCACCTGCTGCATGGCCTCTGCTGTCACCACTCTGAACACCTACACCAAGACAGTGTTGGAGTTCAAAAGGAACCACATCAAGGGCTACGATGGGAGCTTCAGGAATGAGCCTCAGCACCACCAGTGCTTCATACAGCAGCAAATAAGCAGCTACTACAAGCCCCAAGACAAGCCCCTCCATTCAGTTTCTGAGGGAGTCGACTTCTACTCTGAGCTACAGCAGAAAGTGCTACAGCGGGAACCAGAGCTGGGACTGGATGAGGTCTTGGGACAGACGATCGGGGAGGATCGCTGTTAG